In Lacrimispora indolis DSM 755, a genomic segment contains:
- a CDS encoding Flp1 family type IVb pilin: protein MWIKGQVMDFLREEDGIGVIEVVLILVVLIGLVIIFKKQITTLLENIFKEINSQSKEVY from the coding sequence ATGTGGATAAAAGGGCAGGTCATGGATTTTTTAAGGGAAGAAGATGGAATCGGTGTCATTGAAGTTGTGTTGATCCTGGTAGTTTTAATCGGGCTGGTTATTATTTTTAAAAAGCAGATAACAACACTTCTTGAGAACATATTCAAAGAAATCAACAGCCAGTCTAAAGAGGTGTATTAA
- a CDS encoding immunoglobulin-like domain-containing protein — MSRKSEKKWRFPFTKAQTACAVSGIILYAVLELVFAAGGQTVSEGGGLKRAGPGKGETTYHVLVSGLDRDNGNKKVPVKIPVRERKYGEEEARELFQRIQPELIEQMLGENESLEEVRRDLNLKNSLGDYGLRIIWESDNPQVIDSFGILHNEDIPEEGNPVWLKARVTDGSNERRYEFLVMVYPPALTQEERAAADFIQWISGLDLKQQTEDRLSLPSVYEGKRLTYFLPGETDYRMLPVLGFLLAALLHVKEEFDRKSQAKLREQKLLFDYSEVVSKLVVYIGAGLTVRASWERIVAGYKEAAKQGKRSARPAYEEMMKTAVQLGSGLSEGRAYGEFGRRCGLQAYIKLSALLEQSQKNGSRQLRPALELEMASAFEQRKNLAKKLGEEAGTKLLLPLFMMLGVVMVMIVVPAFLAFY; from the coding sequence ATGTCAAGGAAAAGTGAAAAAAAATGGAGGTTCCCCTTTACAAAGGCGCAGACGGCCTGTGCAGTTTCAGGGATTATCTTATATGCTGTCCTGGAGCTGGTCTTTGCAGCAGGCGGCCAGACTGTTTCGGAAGGAGGCGGACTTAAACGGGCCGGGCCGGGGAAGGGCGAGACTACATACCATGTTCTGGTATCCGGACTTGACCGGGACAACGGAAATAAAAAGGTACCGGTGAAAATACCGGTCAGGGAACGAAAATATGGGGAGGAAGAGGCAAGGGAGCTGTTTCAAAGGATCCAGCCCGAGCTGATAGAGCAGATGCTGGGGGAAAATGAATCTCTTGAAGAGGTAAGAAGGGACTTAAACTTAAAGAACAGCCTTGGAGATTATGGGCTTAGAATTATCTGGGAATCTGATAATCCTCAGGTCATTGATTCTTTCGGGATCCTTCATAATGAGGATATACCGGAAGAGGGAAATCCGGTCTGGTTAAAGGCCAGAGTCACAGATGGAAGCAATGAGAGGAGATATGAGTTTTTGGTGATGGTTTATCCACCTGCTCTTACTCAGGAGGAAAGAGCTGCAGCTGACTTTATCCAGTGGATAAGCGGGCTGGATCTTAAACAGCAAACAGAGGACCGCTTATCCCTGCCTTCGGTATATGAGGGGAAACGGCTGACCTATTTCCTTCCCGGGGAGACCGATTACCGGATGCTGCCTGTGCTGGGTTTTTTGCTTGCTGCACTGCTGCATGTAAAGGAGGAGTTTGACAGGAAAAGTCAGGCAAAGCTGCGGGAACAGAAACTGCTTTTTGACTATTCTGAGGTGGTTTCCAAGCTGGTAGTCTATATAGGGGCAGGGCTTACGGTCAGGGCATCATGGGAGAGGATTGTGGCCGGCTATAAGGAGGCAGCAAAACAGGGGAAAAGGAGTGCGCGCCCGGCATATGAGGAGATGATGAAAACAGCGGTGCAGCTTGGCAGCGGGCTGTCAGAAGGACGGGCCTACGGCGAATTTGGAAGGCGCTGCGGCTTACAAGCTTACATAAAGCTTTCTGCTCTTTTGGAACAGAGCCAGAAAAACGGGAGCCGTCAGCTCCGCCCGGCTCTGGAGCTTGAGATGGCATCTGCCTTTGAACAGAGGAAGAACCTGGCAAAAAAGCTGGGAGAAGAAGCCGGAACCAAGCTTTTGCTGCCCCTGTTTATGATGCTGGGAGTGGTCATGGTCATGATCGTGGTTCCTGCGTTCCTGGCATTTTATTAG
- a CDS encoding type II secretion system F family protein, whose protein sequence is MRYDDYVLTPAQWCLYGFQGLGAAGLFAYVFYRSIAAFLLFLPMVFIFPIIRKREQKEKRLQQLNLEFKEGILLLASFLSAGYSVENAFSASVKELVLLYGEEGMVSKEFTHIESQIRMNRSVEQAFSEFAGRSGLDDVKNFAEVFAAAKRSGGELVPIISHTADVIRDKVQVRQEILTMTASKQFEQRIMSMIPFFIVLYIDMTSPGFFNIMYSTGIGRILMTLCLVIYITAIAIARLIMKIEV, encoded by the coding sequence TTGAGATATGACGATTATGTCCTGACACCGGCTCAGTGGTGCCTGTATGGATTTCAGGGCCTGGGGGCAGCAGGGCTTTTCGCTTACGTCTTTTACCGCAGCATTGCGGCATTTCTGTTATTTCTTCCAATGGTTTTTATTTTTCCCATAATCAGAAAAAGAGAACAAAAAGAAAAAAGGCTTCAGCAGCTGAATCTGGAATTTAAAGAGGGCATCCTGCTTTTAGCTTCTTTCCTAAGCGCCGGGTACTCTGTGGAAAATGCGTTCTCCGCTTCTGTAAAGGAATTGGTTTTGCTTTATGGGGAGGAAGGGATGGTTTCGAAGGAATTCACCCACATTGAGAGCCAGATCCGGATGAACCGATCGGTGGAGCAGGCGTTTTCCGAATTTGCAGGACGCAGCGGCCTTGATGATGTTAAGAACTTTGCAGAAGTGTTTGCCGCTGCAAAACGAAGCGGGGGAGAGCTGGTTCCCATTATCAGCCATACGGCGGATGTGATAAGGGATAAGGTGCAGGTGAGGCAGGAGATCCTGACCATGACAGCCTCAAAACAGTTTGAACAAAGGATTATGAGTATGATCCCCTTTTTCATTGTCCTTTATATTGATATGACTTCGCCCGGCTTTTTTAACATCATGTACAGTACTGGGATCGGAAGGATTCTTATGACTCTTTGTTTGGTTATTTACATCACGGCCATAGCCATTGCAAGGCTGATCATGAAAATCGAAGTGTGA
- a CDS encoding CpaF family protein, whose protein sequence is MGELDERQQVADEELYDIIDGRILEYGQSSFLPLKDKMELRNRLFDSFRRLGALQELVDDQDVTEIMVNGADMVFVERNGRMEQWGRAFESQEQLEDTIQQIVSRVNRTVNVSRPIADARLSDGSRVHVVLPPIALDGPSVTIRKFPKPITMTRLLRLGSVTEEAVSFLKCIVEAGYNIFISGGTNSGKSTFLNALSAYIPKDERIVTIEDSAELKITHVANLVRLETREANGEGDGEVTIGDLIRAALRMNPSRIIVGEVRGKEALDMISAMNTGHDGSLSTGHGNSPRDMLSRLETMVLMGADIPLAAVRSQVAAAIDILIHLGRLRDKSRRVLSIVEVVGYENGEIKLNPLYRFEEDYEGREAGPAVQGSLKKVGSLQNTEKLKAAGIEI, encoded by the coding sequence ATGGGAGAATTAGATGAACGGCAGCAGGTGGCCGATGAGGAGCTTTATGACATCATAGACGGACGGATTCTGGAATATGGACAAAGCAGCTTTCTTCCCCTGAAGGATAAGATGGAGCTTCGGAACCGGCTTTTTGATTCCTTCCGGCGGCTGGGAGCGCTTCAGGAGCTGGTGGATGACCAGGATGTGACGGAGATCATGGTAAATGGGGCTGACATGGTCTTTGTAGAGAGAAATGGGCGCATGGAGCAGTGGGGCAGGGCCTTTGAAAGCCAGGAGCAGTTAGAGGATACCATCCAGCAGATCGTCAGCAGAGTAAACCGGACAGTAAACGTATCAAGACCCATTGCAGATGCCAGGCTGTCCGACGGTTCCAGGGTCCATGTGGTGCTGCCGCCCATCGCCCTGGACGGCCCTTCGGTGACTATCCGGAAATTCCCCAAACCAATTACCATGACAAGGCTCTTAAGGCTTGGATCAGTCACGGAGGAGGCTGTAAGTTTCTTAAAATGCATTGTGGAGGCCGGATACAATATTTTTATCAGCGGCGGGACCAATTCAGGAAAAAGCACGTTTCTAAATGCGCTGTCCGCCTATATTCCAAAGGATGAGCGGATCGTGACCATTGAGGATTCCGCGGAATTAAAAATTACCCATGTGGCAAACCTGGTGCGTCTGGAAACCAGGGAGGCCAATGGGGAAGGAGATGGGGAAGTGACCATCGGGGACCTGATCCGGGCGGCTTTGCGGATGAACCCCAGCAGAATTATCGTTGGAGAGGTGAGGGGAAAGGAGGCTCTGGACATGATATCGGCCATGAACACCGGACATGACGGGAGCCTTAGTACCGGACATGGAAACAGTCCCAGGGACATGCTTTCGAGGCTGGAGACCATGGTGCTTATGGGGGCGGATATTCCGCTCGCAGCGGTCAGAAGCCAGGTGGCGGCAGCAATTGATATTTTAATTCACTTAGGGCGGTTGAGAGATAAAAGCAGGAGGGTCCTGTCCATTGTGGAGGTGGTTGGTTATGAGAATGGAGAAATTAAGCTCAATCCGTTATACCGGTTTGAGGAAGATTACGAAGGCCGGGAAGCGGGACCGGCCGTACAGGGAAGTCTTAAAAAGGTGGGAAGCCTTCAAAACACCGAAAAACTTAAAGCAGCAGGCATTGAGATATGA
- a CDS encoding prepilin peptidase → MLLILGAGAYFDVRKHRIPNWLVLSGIIIGFLFEIFGSGKLMGSLLFSLRLVAVTGAFFLLFLCRMVGAGDIKLAALICGFLGLRAGALAVGAGFLIGAFWSFIKMAERGILFTRLICLLAYIRHIFQTGKFTTYYDPVRDGYDVVIPLGLCLFLGTLCSMFF, encoded by the coding sequence TTGCTGCTGATTTTAGGAGCAGGGGCTTACTTTGATGTCCGTAAACACCGGATTCCCAACTGGCTGGTGCTTTCAGGGATCATCATCGGCTTTTTATTTGAGATCTTTGGGTCGGGGAAGCTTATGGGGAGCCTTTTATTTTCCTTAAGGCTTGTGGCTGTGACCGGGGCATTCTTTTTATTGTTCCTGTGCCGGATGGTGGGTGCAGGAGATATTAAGCTGGCTGCTTTGATATGCGGTTTTCTGGGGCTTAGAGCGGGCGCTCTGGCAGTTGGAGCTGGTTTTCTTATAGGGGCTTTCTGGTCCTTTATCAAAATGGCGGAAAGGGGCATTCTTTTTACCCGTCTTATCTGTCTTCTTGCCTATATCAGGCACATATTTCAAACAGGGAAATTTACAACCTACTACGATCCTGTCCGTGATGGATACGATGTGGTGATACCTTTGGGGCTGTGTCTGTTTTTGGGTACGCTGTGCTCCATGTTTTTCTGA
- a CDS encoding ArsR/SmtB family transcription factor, translating into MQAEGFNDLFQNCMPIFIALGDEVRLSIIEGLARMGLYDNLGNDVANMGDGLKLQPRQGMNVKEITEMTRLSRPAISHHLKILKDAGLVSVRQEGTANYYYLTIGDSTKKLCSLGQYLQELMNRVS; encoded by the coding sequence ATGCAAGCCGAGGGTTTTAACGACCTTTTCCAGAATTGCATGCCGATTTTTATCGCTCTGGGAGATGAAGTCCGCCTGTCCATTATTGAAGGCCTCGCCCGTATGGGCCTTTATGATAACCTGGGGAACGACGTTGCAAACATGGGGGACGGCTTAAAGCTGCAGCCCCGGCAGGGGATGAATGTAAAGGAAATTACGGAGATGACCAGATTATCCCGGCCTGCCATTTCCCATCATTTAAAAATTTTAAAAGATGCGGGCCTTGTAAGTGTCCGCCAGGAGGGGACAGCTAATTATTATTATTTAACCATCGGGGACAGCACAAAAAAGCTTTGTTCCCTTGGCCAGTATTTGCAGGAGCTGATGAACCGGGTTTCATAA
- a CDS encoding YaaL family protein, with amino-acid sequence MKNGLLKRHLAPSEEERNLRHEIERSKTAIDAARNHFEQVVDPTLIDCYIYELNAAQLRYQFLLRRFKSREV; translated from the coding sequence ATGAAAAATGGCCTTTTAAAAAGACATCTGGCTCCATCAGAGGAAGAGCGGAATTTAAGACATGAAATTGAACGTTCCAAAACCGCCATTGATGCCGCCAGAAACCACTTTGAACAGGTGGTTGATCCAACGCTTATTGATTGTTATATTTACGAGCTTAACGCGGCTCAGCTGCGTTATCAGTTCCTTCTGCGCCGTTTCAAAAGCCGGGAGGTATAA
- a CDS encoding alpha-amylase family glycosyl hydrolase: MSKWYERGVFYHIYPLGLVGAPKENRESSVADCFGELCQWISHIRSLGCNAIYIGPLFESSTHGYDTRDYRMVDRRLGGREGFQEFVSSCHEAGIKVVVDGVFNHTGREFFAFQDILEHRENSPYREWYRGINFAVNSPLGDSFGYEGWQGHLELPCLNLFNPEVKQYLFDTVQFWINTFDIDGIRLDCANVLDFCFMKELREHTMDMKEDFWLMGEVIHGEYGRWVNQEMLHSVTNYELHKSIYSGHNDHNYFEIAHNVKRLESIGSRLYTFVDNHDENRIASKLHDPSHLYPVYTLLFTLPGIPSVYYGSEFGLEGKRTNTEDSMLRPRISFSEIRELSCPLQDFISKLGHIHEENPEFHGGRYQELLLTNRQYAFARFQERRAVITAVNNDKADAFVTIPCPCEGNTAVNLLDGEVFPVTDHRIGLTIPANRGVILKIMEE; encoded by the coding sequence ATGAGCAAGTGGTATGAAAGGGGAGTTTTTTATCACATCTATCCCCTGGGGCTTGTGGGCGCTCCAAAAGAAAACAGAGAATCCTCTGTTGCAGACTGTTTTGGAGAGCTTTGCCAGTGGATTTCCCACATCCGGTCTCTTGGATGTAATGCGATCTACATCGGGCCACTGTTTGAATCCTCTACCCATGGGTATGATACACGTGATTACCGTATGGTGGACCGCCGCCTCGGCGGCAGGGAAGGTTTTCAGGAGTTTGTTTCCAGCTGCCACGAGGCGGGCATTAAGGTCGTGGTTGACGGCGTCTTTAACCACACGGGCCGGGAATTTTTCGCATTTCAGGATATCCTGGAGCACAGAGAGAATTCTCCTTACAGAGAATGGTACCGGGGAATTAATTTTGCCGTAAACAGCCCCCTGGGAGATTCTTTCGGCTACGAAGGGTGGCAGGGACACTTAGAACTTCCTTGCCTTAATCTTTTTAATCCTGAAGTAAAGCAGTATTTATTTGATACCGTACAGTTCTGGATCAATACCTTTGACATTGACGGGATACGCCTTGACTGCGCCAATGTGCTGGATTTTTGTTTTATGAAAGAACTGCGGGAGCACACCATGGACATGAAGGAAGATTTCTGGCTCATGGGAGAAGTCATCCATGGAGAATACGGCAGATGGGTCAATCAAGAGATGCTGCATTCTGTCACTAATTATGAATTACATAAAAGCATTTATTCCGGTCATAATGACCACAATTATTTTGAAATCGCCCACAACGTAAAGAGGCTGGAATCCATTGGCTCCCGGCTCTATACCTTTGTGGACAATCATGACGAAAACCGGATCGCAAGCAAACTTCATGATCCCAGTCATCTTTATCCGGTTTATACTCTGCTATTCACCCTTCCCGGAATCCCCTCTGTCTATTATGGCAGCGAGTTTGGGTTGGAAGGAAAACGGACCAATACGGAAGACTCCATGCTTCGTCCCAGAATTTCTTTTTCTGAGATCAGGGAGCTTTCCTGCCCTCTTCAGGACTTTATCAGCAAGCTGGGACATATCCATGAAGAAAATCCGGAATTTCATGGAGGGCGGTACCAGGAGCTTCTCCTAACCAACCGGCAGTACGCTTTTGCTCGTTTTCAGGAAAGACGGGCCGTCATCACTGCGGTCAATAACGATAAGGCCGATGCATTTGTTACTATACCCTGCCCTTGTGAGGGAAATACTGCCGTGAATCTGCTTGATGGAGAAGTATTTCCAGTGACTGACCATAGAATCGGATTGACCATACCGGCTAACCGGGGCGTTATCTTAAAGATCATGGAGGAATGA
- the glgB gene encoding 1,4-alpha-glucan branching protein GlgB translates to MEKERNEIGTGFITEVDRYLYNNGRHYEIYEKLGAHPENHEGNDGMYFAVWAPHVSQVGVVGDFNGWDPEATPMTLLADSGIWEAFVPDLGIGELYKYAITARSGKILFKADPYAFQAEYRPQTASVTADLSGFPWKDGAWMEKRKIIDPLNEPFSIYEVHLGSWRKKNRDEKDGFYTYIEAAHELADYVLEMGYTHVELMGIAEHPYDGSWGYQVTGYFAPTSRYGTPREFMYFVDYMHKKGIGVILDWVPAHFPKDAHGLADFDGEACYEYADPRKGEHPDWGTKVFDYSKYEVDNFLIANALYWVEKFHVDGLRVDAVASMLYLDYGRSKGEWVPNQYGGNQNLEAIEFFKHLNSVIKKRGNGAIVIAEESTAWPKVTGDQEESGLGFTFKWNMGWMHDFLEYMKLDPYFRKYNHHKMTFGLTYFTSENYILVLSHDEVVHLKCSMIHKMPGLLEDKFANLKLGYTFMLGHPGKKLLFMGQDFGQFHEWDEKTSLDWYLSEEPLGKSLKNYVSDLLHLYKKYPALYEKDYDWEGFYWVNANDSERSIFSFIRYSKDHKRSLLFVLNFTPVERPDYRVGVPKRGTYTLVLDESHGLYKRGEKAPSFRSAKTEWDGQDYSFSYKLPAYGAAVFRF, encoded by the coding sequence ATGGAAAAAGAGAGAAATGAAATCGGAACAGGTTTTATCACGGAGGTTGACCGGTATCTTTATAACAACGGAAGACATTACGAAATCTACGAAAAATTGGGTGCTCATCCGGAAAACCATGAAGGAAACGACGGGATGTATTTTGCCGTTTGGGCACCTCATGTCAGTCAGGTAGGAGTGGTGGGAGATTTTAACGGCTGGGATCCGGAAGCAACTCCCATGACCCTCCTTGCCGATTCCGGGATATGGGAAGCTTTTGTTCCGGATTTAGGCATTGGAGAACTGTATAAATATGCAATTACCGCCAGAAGCGGCAAGATCCTTTTTAAAGCGGATCCCTACGCCTTTCAGGCAGAATACCGTCCCCAGACCGCTTCTGTTACAGCGGATTTATCCGGATTTCCCTGGAAGGATGGAGCCTGGATGGAAAAGCGGAAGATAATAGACCCGCTAAATGAACCTTTCAGCATCTATGAGGTACATTTAGGCTCCTGGCGGAAGAAAAACAGGGATGAAAAAGATGGGTTTTATACCTACATCGAAGCAGCTCATGAGCTGGCAGACTATGTCCTGGAAATGGGCTACACCCATGTGGAGCTGATGGGAATCGCAGAGCATCCCTATGACGGCTCCTGGGGATACCAGGTGACAGGATATTTTGCTCCCACGTCCCGGTATGGAACCCCAAGAGAGTTCATGTATTTCGTTGATTATATGCACAAAAAAGGAATCGGAGTCATTCTGGACTGGGTTCCGGCTCACTTTCCCAAGGATGCCCACGGCCTGGCAGACTTTGACGGAGAGGCCTGCTATGAATATGCGGACCCCAGGAAAGGAGAGCATCCGGATTGGGGGACAAAGGTCTTTGATTACAGTAAATATGAAGTGGATAATTTCCTCATTGCCAATGCCCTTTACTGGGTGGAGAAATTCCACGTGGATGGACTGCGGGTGGATGCGGTGGCTTCGATGCTCTATCTGGATTATGGAAGAAGCAAGGGAGAATGGGTGCCAAACCAGTACGGAGGCAACCAGAACCTGGAGGCCATTGAGTTTTTCAAGCATTTAAACAGTGTCATTAAAAAGCGGGGAAACGGGGCCATTGTCATTGCTGAAGAATCCACTGCCTGGCCAAAGGTCACAGGAGACCAGGAAGAAAGCGGACTTGGCTTTACCTTCAAATGGAACATGGGCTGGATGCATGATTTTCTTGAATACATGAAGCTGGACCCCTATTTCCGCAAATACAACCACCACAAAATGACCTTTGGCCTTACATATTTTACCAGCGAAAACTATATACTGGTATTGTCCCATGATGAGGTAGTGCATTTAAAATGCTCTATGATCCATAAAATGCCGGGACTACTGGAAGATAAATTCGCTAATTTAAAGCTGGGATATACATTTATGCTGGGCCATCCAGGCAAAAAGCTGCTGTTTATGGGGCAGGATTTCGGTCAGTTCCATGAATGGGATGAAAAGACATCCCTGGACTGGTATTTATCTGAGGAGCCTTTAGGCAAAAGCCTTAAAAATTATGTAAGTGACCTCCTCCACCTGTATAAGAAATATCCGGCACTTTATGAGAAGGATTATGACTGGGAGGGTTTTTACTGGGTCAATGCCAACGATAGCGAACGCAGCATCTTCAGCTTTATCCGGTACAGCAAGGATCATAAGCGGAGCTTACTGTTTGTCTTGAACTTTACTCCGGTAGAGCGTCCTGATTACCGGGTCGGCGTTCCGAAACGGGGAACCTATACCCTGGTTTTAGATGAGAGCCACGGACTGTACAAGCGGGGAGAAAAGGCTCCTTCCTTCCGCTCTGCAAAGACAGAATGGGATGGGCAGGATTACTCTTTCTCTTACAAGCTTCCGGCTTACGGCGCAGCTGTTTTCCGTTTTTAG
- a CDS encoding phosphotransferase family protein codes for MAAELIATTATKSVFRDGDKAIKVFNADFPKADVLNEALITARVEEVGGINVPKVLEVGVFEGKWSITFDFIEGKTLQQLMDENPDKLPEYMDNMVDLHLNILSKQCPLLNKLKDKMSRQILDTEELGDVTRYDMRTQLDSMPKHTKLCHGDFNPSNIVVKDDGTMFVLDWVHATQGNASADVARTYLLFCLQDQNKADMYMNLFCKKTGTAKKYVQSWLPIVAAAQLSKKRPEEAELLHQWANVCDYQ; via the coding sequence ATGGCAGCAGAATTAATTGCTACAACTGCAACAAAAAGTGTCTTTCGTGATGGAGATAAGGCGATCAAGGTTTTTAACGCTGATTTTCCAAAGGCAGATGTATTGAATGAAGCATTGATTACCGCGCGCGTGGAAGAAGTCGGCGGAATCAATGTTCCCAAGGTTCTAGAAGTTGGCGTTTTCGAAGGCAAATGGTCCATTACCTTTGATTTCATCGAAGGCAAGACTCTCCAACAGCTCATGGATGAAAATCCTGACAAACTGCCGGAATACATGGATAATATGGTTGATCTTCACTTAAACATCCTGTCAAAGCAGTGCCCGCTACTTAACAAGCTGAAGGATAAAATGTCACGGCAGATCCTGGACACGGAAGAATTAGGCGATGTGACCAGATATGATATGCGGACACAGCTGGACAGCATGCCCAAGCATACGAAATTATGCCACGGAGATTTTAACCCCAGTAATATTGTGGTAAAGGATGACGGAACCATGTTTGTTCTGGACTGGGTTCATGCGACCCAGGGAAATGCCAGTGCCGATGTGGCAAGAACCTACCTGCTGTTCTGCCTGCAGGACCAGAATAAGGCGGATATGTATATGAACCTGTTTTGTAAGAAGACCGGAACGGCAAAGAAATATGTACAGAGCTGGCTTCCCATTGTTGCGGCTGCCCAGCTTTCAAAAAAACGGCCGGAAGAAGCGGAACTGCTTCATCAATGGGCCAATGTTTGTGATTATCAGTAG
- a CDS encoding DUF3783 domain-containing protein, with protein sequence MAARKEMVLYYQPEKDKQSGNDTKAAKLKAVLIRMGIRIKNISPDQMGQTIGYLAGFDGFEEIKQEECPDVEEEILVMKNFSNSRIDELLLNLRRAGVPKIDLKAVITDTNCKWKFHDLYLELKKEHDTMSGS encoded by the coding sequence ATGGCAGCGAGAAAGGAAATGGTTCTGTATTATCAGCCTGAAAAGGACAAGCAGAGCGGAAATGATACAAAGGCCGCCAAGCTAAAGGCAGTTCTGATCCGGATGGGCATACGGATTAAAAATATTTCTCCGGATCAGATGGGCCAGACCATAGGATATCTGGCAGGTTTTGACGGTTTTGAAGAGATAAAGCAGGAGGAATGCCCTGATGTGGAAGAGGAGATCCTTGTGATGAAGAATTTTTCAAACAGCCGGATCGATGAACTGCTCTTAAACTTAAGGCGGGCAGGTGTACCTAAAATCGACTTAAAGGCGGTAATTACCGATACCAACTGCAAATGGAAATTCCATGACTTGTATCTGGAGCTTAAGAAAGAACATGATACCATGTCCGGGTCATAA
- a CDS encoding diaminopimelate dehydrogenase, whose product MTIKIGIAGYGNLGKGVECAIRHNPDLELSAVFTRRDPASVTLLTPGVEVYSMDEAISKKDTIDVMILCGGSAVDLPVQTPLLARHFNVVDSFDTHAKIPQHYEAVDETAREGNKIGIISVGWDPGMFSLNRLYAGAVLPGGHDYTFWGRGVSQGHSDAIRRIQGVKDARQYTIPVEKALEAVRGGKNPELSTREKHTRECFVVAEENGDLDKIREEIVTMPNYFADYDTTVHFISEEELNRDHKGIPHGGFVIRTGRTGWEDENSHVIEYSLKLDSNPEFTASVLTAYARAAYRLNKEGQSGCKTVFDIAPAYLSALSGSELRGNLL is encoded by the coding sequence ATGACAATTAAAATAGGTATTGCAGGCTATGGAAATTTGGGAAAAGGAGTGGAGTGCGCTATCCGCCATAATCCGGATCTGGAGCTTTCTGCCGTGTTTACCAGAAGAGATCCGGCCTCAGTAACCCTTCTCACTCCAGGCGTAGAAGTGTATTCCATGGATGAAGCCATTTCAAAAAAGGATACCATTGATGTAATGATCCTCTGCGGCGGAAGCGCTGTGGATCTTCCAGTGCAGACCCCTCTTCTTGCCAGACATTTCAACGTGGTGGACAGCTTTGATACCCACGCTAAAATCCCTCAGCATTACGAAGCGGTGGATGAAACGGCTAGGGAAGGGAATAAGATAGGGATCATATCCGTAGGCTGGGATCCGGGAATGTTTTCTTTAAACCGCCTGTATGCTGGTGCTGTTTTACCTGGCGGTCATGATTATACGTTCTGGGGCAGGGGCGTGAGCCAAGGCCATTCCGATGCTATCCGCAGGATCCAGGGTGTAAAGGATGCCAGACAGTACACCATTCCGGTGGAAAAAGCCCTTGAGGCGGTCAGAGGCGGGAAGAATCCGGAGCTGTCCACCAGGGAAAAGCATACACGTGAATGCTTTGTAGTGGCTGAAGAGAATGGGGACTTAGATAAGATCAGGGAAGAGATCGTGACAATGCCTAATTATTTTGCAGATTATGATACCACGGTTCATTTCATAAGCGAAGAGGAGCTTAACAGGGATCATAAGGGGATCCCTCATGGTGGATTTGTCATAAGGACCGGAAGGACAGGCTGGGAGGATGAGAACAGCCATGTGATCGAATACAGTCTGAAGCTGGATTCCAATCCGGAATTTACGGCCTCCGTGCTGACGGCCTATGCAAGAGCTGCTTACCGGCTGAATAAAGAAGGCCAGAGCGGCTGCAAAACCGTGTTCGATATAGCTCCGGCTTATTTAAGTGCATTAAGCGGAAGCGAGCTTCGGGGAAATCTGTTATAA
- the spoVG gene encoding septation regulator SpoVG, giving the protein MQITDVRVRRIEKEGKMKAIVSITLDNEFVIHDIKVIEGEKGLFIAMPSRKAADGEYRDIAHPINSDTRDMIQKVILDKYETTALEMPDAEALA; this is encoded by the coding sequence ATGCAGATTACAGACGTGAGGGTTAGACGCATTGAAAAAGAAGGAAAAATGAAAGCTATTGTATCCATTACATTGGACAATGAATTTGTGATTCATGACATTAAGGTGATTGAAGGAGAAAAGGGATTATTTATTGCTATGCCCAGCCGTAAGGCAGCTGACGGGGAATACCGGGATATCGCACATCCCATTAATTCCGATACGCGGGATATGATCCAGAAGGTCATTCTGGACAAATATGAGACCACGGCATTGGAAATGCCGGACGCAGAGGCATTGGCTTAA